One Citrus sinensis cultivar Valencia sweet orange chromosome 5, DVS_A1.0, whole genome shotgun sequence genomic window, TACCAGTGATCATACCTGCTCAGGCATGAGTGTTAAAACGACTATGAGAGTAAGCATATGATTGTCTTGAACAACCAAGATTGTATCCGTAAAAGAGGGGTTTGTTTCACGTACATTTTGATAGTGCTACAGatgattttggatcaaatccaataatcaaattaagtACAGGAACAATTATGCCACCCCCACCAACACCACCTACACTCCCACATAGCCCTACACATCAAGAAACCAAAATTACTGCCATATACTACTGTTATTGTTTAAGGAAGAGGCTAAAAAAGTAAGTCATGGTTACCAGTAAGGCATTGacaaattttgattgaattaacTGAGAGCTTTTATTATGAATCCAACTAGATGAAATAGTTGCCTTATGCAATGAAATTAACGACAGTGagataattaaattggtaACAATTTAACTTGCACTACAATTTATGATGAATCGTTACATTAATTTGATCCCAACTCAgtgtgacaaaaaaaaaaaatcctaacttTGTTCACATATATAGCACTATTAATAATGATGGGGATCCTACAGTTTCACTATTAATAATGATGGGGATCCTACAGTTTGAGTCCCAATTTAAGTCCCAATATTGTGTGTCATTCGTCTATTGAATGGTGGATtttataaatagtaaaattactAAATGAATGCCACGTTAGTTGAGactcaaattaaaacttatttgTTGGGATATCTAACATTACTCATACAATAACtatattaataaatcttttttttaatatgtgaaAGGAATTGTGTTAAGTAAACCCAAAATATGCAAAAAGATTAGCTTGAAACCTTTTTAAAGTATTATCAAAGGAATTGTGTTACCAAGTTAAATTGTTACAAAgatcattgaagaaaaagCAAAGTCTAGTGATGGCATATGTAACAGGTTCTGGCAAAATTCCTCGAATAGCCAGTGGTAGGAGTTGTTGCATCAAAGCATGACAATCATGAGATTTCAACCCAATAAGCTTTAAATCACTCATTGATACaagatttttaaagtttgaacaGTATCCTTGAGGAACCTTCAGATTAAATAATGTTTCGCAAAACATTACTTTTTCCACTCTAGTCAAGGAATAACATGCAGCAGGTAAATAAGTATGATTCCCTTCAACAACAGGTTCTAATTCTTTCCTAATATTGAAATCAGCAAGGTCCAACCGAGAATTAAGTCCATCTTTTGCTTTTCCTGGAATGTTCAATAATGTACCATATATACTTtcacacacatttttttcaatgtgcATTACATCTAACATATGGCGAACATGCAAATGTTTCCAATACtcgagagaaaaaaatattgatttctttttccagtaaattttttcatcaaaatctaattttttacgCTTTCTAGTTTTCTTCCCCTATGAGTTTTGAATCCCTTCAACCTTTCTTAATGTTTCTTCACCACTTAACGGCTTAGAAGGAAAGTCTCTTTCTGGTTTACCATCAAAAGCCTTTGTTAAATCTCGAAACAAGTGAGATTCTGGGAGATATCGCCTATGGCGCATGTACACATTTTTCTTCCCATTCTTAAGTCTACAGGACTGTGTATCTTCCCCACATATAGGACATGCAAAATATCCTTTAACTGAGCATCCAGACAAGTTCCCATAAGCAGGAAAATTACTAATTGTCCACAACAAGACAGCTCGTAGAGTGAATAATTCTTGTTTCTATGCATCATAAATTTGGACACCAACTTCCCACAAAGTTTTCAAGTCATCAATCAGTGGTGACAAATAGACATCAATATCGTTACCGGGCTATCGTGGACCAGATATTAGCATAGTCAACatcatgaattttcttttcatgcatAACCAAGGAGGAAGATTATAAGTAATCATAACAATTGGCCAACAACTATACGAACTGCGAAAGTTTTTATGGGGATTTATCCCATCTGCAGAAATAGCCAGCCGAAGATTTCTTTCTTCTGCAGCGAAATCTGGCCATTTTTTGTCCACTAGCCTCCATGACGATGAGTCAGCTGGGTGACGTAGTTTGCCATCAATCACCCTTTCATTGGCATGCCAAATTAAGTCTTTTGCGGTTCGAGGAGATTGAAACATCCTTTTAAACCTTGGTATAGGAGGAAAATACCATAAGATTTTAGCAGGAATTCCCTTACTTTTCTTGGGACTCTTCCATCTTGACATTCCACAAGTGGGACATGCAGATAAATCCTTATATTCTTTTCTATATAGGATGCAATCGTTGGGACATGcatgtattttttcatattctaaGCCTAATGCAACCATAATCTTCTTTGCTTCATATACGGATAAAggtatttcatttttatcagGAAGCATATCTGATAAACAACTTAGTAAATCTGAAAAACTTTTGTCTGACCATCCATTTCTTCCTTTAATGTTGTAAAGCCTTATTAAGGCAGATAACTTAGTGAATTTCACACAGTCAGGAAACAAAGATTTTTCAGCATCTTTAAGTGGAGTTTCGAAAGACTTGGGGTCACCATTACAAGTGTCAAATGCATCATTAACTATTTCTACTGTATCAACAGCTTCATCATCTTGTTGACTGCCATTAAATGAAGCTTTTACATTTGATGGTCGTCTACTAGAAGCTCCTTCTCCATGCCAAGTCCATGTCTGATAGCTTTGGTCAATACCTTTCCAATAAAGATGATTTCTTATCTCAGTAGGTACAtgaaagaccaaattaccacATGCTTGGCATGGACATCTTAAAAGTTCAGGATTACTAGCATGAAGTATTGCAAACTTGAGAAACTCATTTACCCCGCTTTCATATTCTATAGACGTTCTATTCATCAACATCCAAGATTTATCCATATTTAAACTACTAATTTTCCTGCAAATGCATCACATAATattcatttagttttattaatattaaaaaatgatattgttTGCAACCACAAGAACaactgataaaattatataattaaccCCAAAAAATAAGGCAATGAGATCacaattttactaattaagCAACTAGAGTGTGTCTAATATAGTTTCTACTACTGTATCTCTATGATTGTTTGTCAAGAATCTAACAgatgttataaataaaatatattgattctttcaaaattgagaatgaaagtgaaaattatttgtgcGTTCTTTGTTTGTTGAACGAGAACAAATATAAGACTTagtatcaattaaaaatacaattaattcaagtataacactaaaattatcaaactggaaagagaaaattaaaaaaatcaaaattaaaagaaaaaatacctGAAATTCAAGAAGCGAATGAAGCTGAAGCAAGCTGAACTTCTTCATGGGTTCTTCTTTATAGGTTGAGTGATCGATGAAAAAATGAGAGATGACTGTCATTTataatgagaatgaaaatgtaTGCAACAGACTAAATTGAAGCAATAATCACTTCTTAGGTGAGTTTACAgactcaataaattaaaatctcattaattaataaaaatcaataacattACTTCTAATTTGCAAGCAATTTGAGAATTGTTGCAGTTCTGTAAGTTTCCTTTGTTAAAATGTATTAAACAGACCAAATTGAAGCTAAGTGCATTACGTTAATATATTACGAGAAACACCTCAATAAGATGcttgttaaaaacaaaaataatcttttaaagagacatttcatcaaacaagtaATGTGCATTCAAATAGCAGAGCAGATACGACACTtggaatcaattaaatcaaccctagattgttttaaaatacaaataattcaacTATAACCCTAAATTATCAAACCAGAAAGAGAGaagtagaaaaaaataatcaaaattaaaggaaacaaTACTTGAAATTCAAGAAGCAAATGAGGCAAAAGCAAGCTGAAATTCTTTGTGCGTTCTTCTTCGAGAGAGGATGGAGATGAAATTCGAAATTGAGTGATTGATAAAAAATGCGAGGTGattattgaaaagaaatacgagtttgaattttcttaaaagaaacaaGGCAGTCCAGATGTGATATGTGAATGAAACAAGCTCACTAGGCTAAAGCAAGCTGAAATTCTTGGAAGACGGGCAAGATGGGCATCTGGACTTAATACCGTATCAATTACAGGTTCACAACATgtgcgtttttttttttcttaagtcAATAAAAGGAAAACGTAAATggtaattattcaataaatatataatatatttgccACTTATTTGGTAAAACGTCATAAGTATTTGACgtttaaataaattgtcatttatatttcacaattactcaatttttcacaaaatgtcatatatatttgatatttcttaaaaattatcaaacaaaaaatgtcAAGTATTCtgttttttcttgtagtgagtAATAACTTAAAAACCATATCTGACTACAAAATAGACCCTTAATCTCATGCAtccataattaattgaatccCATTACAATGTAGTAAGTAGCAGCTGTTCGATTCCTGCCAAATGCTgtcttatatttatataatagcTCATTATATTAGATCAGCATAAGATAATCAAACCAAATTAAGCTACCATCCAAAGTTTGAGAATTTCAGCAGCATTTGCACCTTCTAGATTTAGGCTtcgttttgaattttattgttgGTATTTTTAAGCTACAAAGTTGTGAAATTAaatagatataattattaaaataagaattgatAACATTCGATGGACATTActtttaagtaataattttaacaaaaataataaaattgtgataaatttttcattaaactaTTGCTTTTAAACCATAATTACAAACTATATCTCCCTAAGCCAACTAAAGGCTATAGCTAGAGCTAGCAAAACAGGTTATcgggtcgtgttcgtgtcgtgttaaatttaggtcaacccaaacccgacacgaaaaaataatcgggttacccaataacccacttaatatctatattaatcaaaatttatatcaaacaTTTACACACTGttatacatacataaatacatacaaaatttatcgatattataaaatgtacatatctaccaaaatattacacatttacactattgaaattttaattatatatgtaaataatatcatatatcgatattataaaatatacttgTGCACTaatattttacacatttacattattgaagctctaaatgtacataaaattttataaataaaatactgtgtttttattcatcttttcaaaaaataaaaataaaaaagagaatcatctttaatatttgagttttgataataagaacctacaaattattttaaaataaaaaatataatcgggtcattGATCGGTTAAATGGGTCAAAAACTTTAACCctaacccgacacggaaaaaaatCGTGTCAACCTGGACCAAACCCATTTAATATtcgtgttaaatttgacgACTCATACCCATTTATTCGTGTTGTGTTCGTATCGGGTAATCGagtcatgtcaaattttgccagtTCTGTGCCTACAGCTTCCAAACCCCTTAGCAGCTcatatgttatattttctgCAATGATGGTCATAAGGGtgttcctttttctcttcatttcctGATGTATCAATTACAAAGTCATCAAACCActgtgtgattttttttttaatatgtctAACTGAGGTCACTGATTTGTTAATTGGGCACGCAACTGCGatttttataacaataattagaaGATATTGGCGGTTCTAAGAAAACTACAAAGTTGcactaaatgaaaaaagttCTTGGTGGGTGGGTTTtgtccaaaagaaaaagtatttGAACTGCAGTACCTGTAAGTTATCATTATGCTGCAATCGTAAGGCGGTCTCGCAATAAAATGTTCGCATGTTTCACCCGACATTCTCATATCATTTGTGGAAGAAAATCGATGATAATTAAagtataaattaaagaaaatcgaTGATACAATATGAGGTACCATGGTGGAAAAATGGGCGGCCAAAAAGTGagccaaattaaaattattcaaaattccTCTCTTCAAttccctttttattttatgtaccgctgatataaaattaacacaaaaacATTCTGAAATCGAAAGCTTGGAACGAATCTCACGCCTCTCGCCTTCTCTTTCTCGCATTTCGCATTCCTCTttgcctctctctctctctctctctcacacacacacacacacacaaatgtTAACCTCACCAGTCCTCACAATAAGCCGTTTGCTTTTATCACTTGCCTGGGCAATCATCTCCAAAAATGAAACAACTGAGATTCAAATgggatatttatttttctctccagATTCTTTTCTCtgaaataatgttaaaacaataatttttttttttttttttgtataatttcAGCAAAGGTCCAGATCGCTCACGGCCTAATTTCATCTCAAGGTTTGTCTTTTTCCTCTTGATTGCCTTTCGTCATTGGTTTCTCATGTGACATTACTTTACTTTGTTCtttgtttacttttattaaaaattatggtatatgaataataataataatattggcTTGTTTGCGTAATTTTCTTCGATATTGACTGTATTTACGAGATTCTCTGTGACATATTTCTTATTGTGATTGTTTAATTAGTCTCGATTGCAATTTTTACAAGATTTGAtgaatgttaaaatttaagtaccaatttaaatttgtacaCCAAGTGTTTGTTATAATGCCATGTGTTATCttcaatagattttttttttctttaacagTAGTATAAGCctgataatatttttcaattttttttccaagatGCAGTTTTtgataaagaataaaacaaatgaTTGAGACTGTTTCGAtgctaatttttcaaattagcgCATATTCTGCTACTTCATATTATGCTAATATTGATGCAATTTTCTGTCATGCCTGCGGATTCAACTTGCTAAGATTTTGGTTATGCCTTCAGGTTCAAGCATTGTTGCTGATTATGTGAGCTGTTGAGATTTTAGTATTGAGCATGGCTGCTTTAGATTCAATTTGAGCAAATGTAATTGTTTCCTTTTCTGTCACTATATTCTTACAAGGACTTTTTtgatagaataaaattatgtcaGTAACATGGTCTGTGACAAAAATTCTTCTGTCAAAAAAGCCCAATTTTGTAGTGATTCCAAATAACGGTTTAGTTTCTTTCCTCCTCGTTTTGTCAATAATTGATTCTATTCCTGGTTAAAACAAGTTCTTTACTTCTCTAAAAATGTGCATAATTTCCCCACTTATAGAAGTGTCAAGATATTTttgcctttctttttttttaaggactaataataatttattgtttggttATAAGTACTAGAAATCAAAcatgagaaaataattgagtttttttttttttgttaactaaaaaaatacgtattttttgtatttgatatttaatagaaaattcaaagtaaaatcaaatccaatTGTAATATAAGTTCACttcattcataaaattaaacatatagaataaaatttataaaagttacATATACAAATACATATTAGTTACACAAAACAAATGAATCAGTTACAcaattatatctaattttaatggACATTGTTAAACTAATGAAGAAGAGTAGAGAGCAAACGAGAAGGAAAGcatatacaaattataattactaaCCAGAGTTATTAGCAccattacatatatatatcccTACTGAATCCCCTCCTCTGTTCACCATTCGTTTCTaaaatggattaaaaaataactactaattaattttaattaaaatagagtGAGCACGCAATGCATGCAGGAGATCTAGAAAGAAATTACCCGTCGCGGTGGGTAATGATGATTGTAATTGACTAATTGCAGCCGCGCGCTTTCAGTCGATGTAGAGTTCGGGAATGTGGCGTATGTTAGGCCAGTCCTCTCCTGTCTCCTTTCTGCAACGTTCTTCTAAAATAGGACACCGCCCAATCAACAATTTCTGGAGCGTTGTCTTCTGAAGAAGGAGATCCGGCAATGCTTTTAATTTACAGCAACCACTAATTTCCAAGAAAGAAAGACGTGGCATGATTATGATTTCTCCCTTTATTGCAGTCCCGAAATCCCACTCTTCCAGTTCTTCCATAtcataaaatttgagatgttTCAATTTGGGAAAGGCAATAATTGAGGAGCCATCCGTATCACTTTCTACTCCCAGAAATTCATTACCCACTCTTTTCACGCTTTGCATTCCTTCAATATAAAGAGATTCAAGGGATGGCAATTTTCCCAAAGGAGGCAAATGCTCGcaatttctgcaatttttgagaagtaaagCCCTTAAATTGGTTAAAGACATGACCCAATTTCTGGGAACAACATTCCTCCTGCCTCTGTATTCATCTATCACTAATTCCTTTAAATTAGGAGGTGGTCCCAATGCTTCAAGAAGCCGTTCACTCTCCCTCCTCCTAGCTTGTTCTTCATCTCCATCTCTTAAACGATCAAAATGAAGTCCCAACTCAacgagatttttctttttctcaagttcagCCCTTCTAGCCTCCCCCGCATCTGACACACCACCCAGCCCACGTATACTACATTCTCGAAGGAGGTTAAGCTTTTTAAGAGACCCAAGGCTACGTGCTCTGTCATACCCTCCACCCACAACAAACTTTGTCACTCTCCGAAGATTGATTAATTCCCCAATCCCTACTGGTAAGTATCTTAAAAACCAAGTGTCATCATTGTCTAAATACATCAGTTTTCTTAACTTCCCAATCCCTTGAGGTAATTCTCTAAGATGATTGCAAGAAGTAATGTTTAAACGTTCTAAATTATACAACTCACACAACGTCTCGGGTAATTTTTCTATCTCCCTTTGACCGCACAAACTAAGGTATTTCAAATGTAgcaatttttctatatttgttGGAATTTTCTTGATGAAATTCTTACACAACCACCGTTGACGCACCTCTAATTTTAATGCCCTTAAACAagttaatttatcaaataattgaggtAGGACTTCACTAAACCACGAATAGTCATCACTTTCAACTAAGAGGCTACGCAATCCTCGCAATCCTTTAACATTACCCCAAATGGAGATCGGAACCGAAGCCCCCCTATGTAGAGTTAACAGTAAATGAAGGATTTTTTTCTCCCCGAAAGAGTTAATAGCTAACTCTTCACCACTATGAACTTCTACTGTTAAACATTCATTACTACATAAATATTGGGCAAAGTCGTGCACGATATCGTGCATTTTGCAAGTAGAGATTtcaccatcatcatctttGTCAAAATCCTGAAAGAATGAACGGCTAGCTAAGATGTTGAAATACTCTTCACCAATGTCCTCCATCTCTTTGGCTCCTTTCTCACTAAGATAGCCTTGTGCCATCCATAGTTCAATTAACTCttctttccaaattttatAGTCTTTTGGAAAGATGGCACAGTAAGTGAAACATTGTTTGACCTTAGAGGGCAATTCATTGTAACTCAACAATAGAGGGGCCAAAAGGCCTCTCTCAACCTCTTCTAGTTCCCATATCTCACTCTCTAAGATATTTTGCCATTCTTTTTCAGTGTTTCTAGATTGCAGGAGATTAGCAATCGTCTTTGCAGCTAAAGGTAAGCCCTTGCACTTTCTTACAATTTGTCGACcaataatttctattttttcacaTTCCTCCTTGGACCTATCGAAAAATGCCAACGACTGAAACACCGACCAGCATTCCATTTCAGACAATACATTGACAGAGATAACATGAGTTGATCTCATACAACGGGCAACTATTTCCTTACGCGTggtaatcaaaattttactaCCATGGAGACCATTCTTAAAACATTTGTAGAATGGTTCCCACTTATAGTAATCTTCGTTCCACACGTCGTCtaagacaagaaaaaatttcttcccTTCAACACATTCTTGAATGTGTTGCATGAGAGAATTAAACTCTACAAGGTCTTTGGCGGAACCTGGCTTCAGAGCCTCTATGATTGCTCTAGCGATTCTGAACTCATCAAAAGGATCTGACACACAGACCCATattcttttatcaaaataatttttaacatcatcgtTGTTGTAGGCAAATTGAGCAAGAGTTGTTTTGCCTATGCCCCCCATCCCAACAAGTGAGATGATGCAGGGGCCTTTCTGTTCTTTACTACTTTCACATAACAACCTATTAACGAGTTCCTTCTTCTCTTTTGCTCTACCAAATATCTCTGACTCATCAATTGAGGAGATAGCTGGTACTCGTTGATCCGCTCTCTCATTACTGTTGGTAACATTCACAGCAAAACCAAACTGGTCTTTCTGTTTGGCAATATCATCAAGAGTTTCATTGATGTCTTTTATCTTGAGAGCAATGTCACGACGTAAGACAAGTTGTTTGCAGCCAAAGCAAGAGGCAGGAGAAAAGAAGGAACATACCTTCTTCTTAGGAACGAGAGCATCATTCTCATGATCATCCACTCCATCGATTTGCAGTTTGAGTCTTGCAGTGCTCCACTCACCTAACAAATCTTCCATGTCGTAACATGTGCATCTGAGTCGATCGAGCCAGAGTCTGACAGTTTCCTCCTTTACTTCCCTTTTCTCTGCATCATTCAGCACAGCTCGAATGGATCGGAAATTGCTGGTCAGCTTCTCCACTTCCTTTTCGACGCCCGTTACCAGCCTCACTTGTTCCTTCGCCTCTTCAACAGCCATTGAAATCAGCTGCTCCAAGATAGGGGAAAGGATCGCATCAACCatggtgaaaaagaaaaaagagagagagaagaaattgaTGGTGAATTGTTGCAAAAGTAAGTAGCTAATGCTGAAAGAAATGAAGGAGCCGATAATGTGGTGAAAATGTTGCCGTATTCTTTCACTTCTTATAGTACTGCAAgcaaaattctaatttagaaatatttcatttcagcCCCTTGTGAAAGAAGctactgttattattattactttttttttgtttttaataccAGCAAAGAGTGAAAATGACGTACAGTTGTGGAcaggaaataataaattgttagGTCCTACATCGGCGATTCACGCGGTATATGAAACTGACTAAGTTTTCTATGATCTCTAACTTTGCTTGTGAAgtgtgaaaaatcaaatatttcatttcaacttgtttttcaacaaaaatagataacaattcatcatcatttatttctcattatgtataaaatgatcaatttaGAGTAGAGTGCAATGAGAAAGCTTAATTAAGCTAaacaatttgattattaactCTCTAGTCTCTCTTGCACCATTCCAGTTATCCTCTAATCGATCACACAATCTATGCATAatctattcatttaattaatcaatttggatatatatatttattaatgtcaaatttttagtaatttttgtttgctttccagagtatgatatttttatcttaattaagttattacaataataataacttacaATTGCAACGTGTGAACACTTGATTGCATGAAGATTCCTGGAAGTAGCCGGCagttcaaattaatatttttcttttggacaaaaccaacaataattttattattattgttgttgtcattgttatcaatttattaattataaccattatttatttatgcattaattattttaattatcatcatcaaatgacaataattaacaaagggtttttttgataaattattaatgatattacttttaataataatattattattaatcattttacaataataatagtcattattataattaactaagGGCATTTTAGTAACTTGAAATAATTAAGCTTATTATAATTCCTCGATtctaagataaaataaacacatcaatgggATTTCAACTCATTCTCATTACAATTCTTACAGttcaaataaacaacttattctaatttttcattCCTCATTCTCATTGCAGCCCataagtattttataattcatatacaatatatatataatacggTATATGAACTTGACAAAAGTTGTTGTATAggtataatatattatctctcttttcaacaatttaaaCAAGTTGttacataatatatattatcgTGTCAGCAGATAATAACATTCACGCGGTATATGAAACTGATTTGTTGGGCTTTTAGACTCGAATTCAAACGCTCTGCTCTGCCCTTGGGTAACTCCCctgttcaaaaaataatattgttttaaaaattcttaataacTAAAAGCCCAACAAACCAGTTTGACatgacatattttttttttaaaaaaaaaggatagaGCAACACGTTATTCGGAAATTATTAGCAATGGGAAAGCGCAATTAGACTAaacaatttgatcattaaCTCTCCATGCATAAtcgatttatttaattaatcaatttgaatatatttatttgttagtgTCGAATTTTTAgcaattttatttgctttccAAAGTAAGATATCTTTAGCGCGTGGCTTTGGACATAGCTGCGATAAACTCGGTCAGTTAAACAAATATAACGTAAtctatgatattattttaaatattcaactATTCTCTTGGAGAGAAGTAAattcactaaaattaaaaaaaaaaagtttgtgaatgtaaaaatattttatattttattacgtaataatattagaatctTAACGTGCCTTTGGTGTTGCTTTTGTTTTGGTggtttttttgttctttaataATGAAGcaatctaaaatttgtttggatagctttttttaaatagtatttaatTCTAATAGAGAATGATTTGTTCTAATTTTTCAACAGAAGAAAAGTggagaatataaaaatgatgtttttttatttttagaaaataaaaaacctatTTACTttataagataattttttatttatttaattaattttttattatttatcacttcGTGTGTGTGGTTGAAATTCATACTCCATTATAAATCAACTCCAACGTAACCATAATCTATCTTCCAATAATTGAACAAGTTGttgtataataatatatggtaACAACTTGTCTCTTTTCGACAATTGAACAAGTTGTTATACAATGTACGGGTAACAGTTCATGACgtgacaaataattttattaggaGCGTGCCATGCCATGtgtaaaaatttgataacTATCTCCTTGGATCGACTTTGGTAACAAGATTCTTTTCAACCGTCATTAACTGGTTGCAGATGACTTACTGAAATTACAATTGCATTAAACAACTTTTGACTGTGATgtgtgaaaaatcaaataatctttACTATTAGTTttgcaacaataataaataaaaaattattattaattatttcttattatgtATTAATTGATCCATCTAGAGCTGGATATTTACATATTCTTCTATTTCTAATCATTTcgaaatttaatataaatttttttaaaaaaatcaagttgTAATAAAAGTGTTGATAGGTGAACGACGGGTTGAACATGTGAACACTTTATTGCGAAATTACCTTACAATTGCAACATGTGAAcacttgtttttctttttgacaaagcacaataataagtTATAGGTACTGCAATATTGCATGAAGATTCCTGGGAGTGGCCTGCagttcaaattaatatttttcttttggacaAAACCAACCAACAATAATTTTCGAACCTGGAAGATACTCATTAAAAGATACACATTGGTTTGATGACTTTGTAATTGATACATCaggaaatgaagagaaaaaggaacaCACTTATGACCATAATTGTAGATGATATAATAGATGTAAGTATTTAGTggcaattaattaactaatagtCTTATGGAGTAATTGTTTTAGACTCGAATTAAGAAGCTATGCACTGCCCTTAGGTAATTCCCCcgcttaaaaaatattgttttaaaaatctcaataacTACAAGCCTAAGCCCAGCAAATCAGTTTGACACgc contains:
- the LOC127902410 gene encoding putative disease resistance protein RGA3 gives rise to the protein MVDAILSPILEQLISMAVEEAKEQVRLVTGVEKEVEKLTSNFRSIRAVLNDAEKREVKEETVRLWLDRLRCTCYDMEDLLGEWSTARLKLQIDGVDDHENDALVPKKKVCSFFSPASCFGCKQLVLRRDIALKIKDINETLDDIAKQKDQFGFAVNVTNSNERADQRVPAISSIDESEIFGRAKEKKELVNRLLCESSKEQKGPCIISLVGMGGIGKTTLAQFAYNNDDVKNYFDKRIWVCVSDPFDEFRIARAIIEALKPGSAKDLVEFNSLMQHIQECVEGKKFFLVLDDVWNEDYYKWEPFYKCFKNGLHGSKILITTRKEIVARCMRSTHVISVNVLSEMECWSVFQSLAFFDRSKEECEKIEIIGRQIVRKCKGLPLAAKTIANLLQSRNTEKEWQNILESEIWELEEVERGLLAPLLLSYNELPSKVKQCFTYCAIFPKDYKIWKEELIELWMAQGYLSEKGAKEMEDIGEEYFNILASRSFFQDFDKDDDGEISTCKMHDIVHDFAQYLCSNECLTVEVHSGEELAINSFGEKKILHLLLTLHRGASVPISIWGNVKGLRGLRSLLVESDDYSWFSEVLPQLFDKLTCLRALKLEVRQRWLCKNFIKKIPTNIEKLLHLKYLSLCGQREIEKLPETLCELYNLERLNITSCNHLRELPQGIGKLRKLMYLDNDDTWFLRYLPVGIGELINLRRVTKFVVGGGYDRARSLGSLKKLNLLRECSIRGLGGVSDAGEARRAELEKKKNLVELGLHFDRLRDGDEEQARRRESERLLEALGPPPNLKELVIDEYRGRRNVVPRNWVMSLTNLRALLLKNCRNCEHLPPLGKLPSLESLYIEGMQSVKRVGNEFLGVESDTDGSSIIAFPKLKHLKFYDMEELEEWDFGTAIKGEIIIMPRLSFLEISGCCKLKALPDLLLQKTTLQKLLIGRCPILEERCRKETGEDWPNIRHIPELYID
- the LOC112496143 gene encoding uncharacterized protein LOC112496143, which produces MDKSWMLMNRTSIEYESGVNEFLKFAILHASNPELLRCPCQACGNLVFHVPTEIRNHLYWKGIDQSYQTWTWHGEGASSRRPSNVKASFNGSQQDDEAVDTVEIVNDAFDTCNGDPKSFETPLKDAEKSLFPDCVKFTKLSALIRLYNIKGRNGWSDKSFSDLLSCLSDMLPDKNEIPLSVYEAKKIMVALGLEYEKIHACPNDCILYRKEYKDLSACPTCGMSRWKSPKKSKGIPAKILWYFPPIPRFKRMFQSPRTAKDLIWHANERVIDGKLRHPADSSSWRLVDKKWPDFAAEERNLRLAISADGINPHKNFRSSYSCWPIVMITYNLPPWLCMKRKFMMLTMLISGPR